From Hippea alviniae EP5-r, the proteins below share one genomic window:
- a CDS encoding ABC transporter permease, which yields MLTIISLTFKSAFKDRIGIVILSMVLLYIIVPVFSSFSMRQLQEVSITMSITLNSFILLLLAIFGSVATVFRDIERKFVYTLLSHPLKRSDYFIGRFIGFALAMLVVLVINFVLSVISIKICASMYKSRLPLLWSNIAIAFIFSYLQYLLLMAFGFLFASFATSFFMPFFATIATFIAGNASQGIYDYIFHSASKEYSELFKGIIKVVYYVLPNFSSFDFSAYAAYALKISSTQLINSLMYFALYFTIVISVALIVFNKRDLT from the coding sequence ATGCTAACGATTATCTCTCTTACATTTAAGAGTGCCTTTAAAGATAGAATAGGAATAGTTATATTGAGTATGGTTTTGCTTTACATAATTGTTCCGGTATTTAGCTCTTTTTCGATGAGACAGCTTCAGGAAGTTTCTATAACAATGTCTATAACCTTAAACTCATTCATACTCCTTTTGCTTGCCATTTTTGGCTCTGTTGCCACCGTTTTTAGAGATATAGAGAGAAAGTTTGTATATACATTGCTGTCACATCCCTTAAAAAGGAGTGACTATTTTATAGGCAGATTTATAGGGTTTGCCCTTGCTATGCTCGTTGTACTCGTTATTAACTTTGTTCTTTCTGTTATCTCAATAAAGATTTGTGCATCTATGTATAAATCAAGACTGCCGCTGTTGTGGAGTAATATAGCCATAGCCTTTATATTCTCATACCTTCAGTATTTACTTCTAATGGCTTTTGGTTTTCTGTTTGCATCGTTTGCAACATCGTTTTTTATGCCGTTTTTTGCAACAATAGCAACGTTTATAGCAGGCAATGCATCGCAAGGAATTTACGATTACATATTTCATTCTGCATCAAAGGAGTATTCGGAATTGTTTAAAGGTATTATAAAGGTTGTTTACTATGTTTTACCTAATTTCTCATCATTTGATTTTTCAGCTTATGCAGCCTATGCTCTTAAAATAAGCTCAACTCAACTAATAAATAGCTTAATGTATTTTGCTTTATACTTCACAATTGTAATAAGTGTAGCTCTAATTGTATTCAACAAAAGAGATTTGACATGA
- a CDS encoding ATP-binding protein translates to MALVSINNVFYSGANAIPGEITLAHNGVLFLDEFPEFKRNVIESLRQPLEDGVITVSRAKAKITYPSRFLLVAAMNPCPCGYYGSKRKECTCTIQQIRKYRSKISGPILDRIDIQINVPEVDYEKLSDMDVDLSSSQMREMVNIAVDVQKGRFKNLSINFNSQMNERMIKEYCSIDEQSHQLLKMALERFGMSPRSYAKILKIARTIADIETSNKIKPSHIKEAISYRLLEWDV, encoded by the coding sequence TTGGCTCTGGTTTCAATAAATAATGTATTCTACAGCGGAGCAAATGCCATACCAGGTGAGATAACACTTGCCCATAATGGTGTTTTGTTTTTGGATGAGTTTCCTGAGTTTAAAAGGAATGTTATAGAGTCTTTGAGACAGCCACTTGAAGATGGTGTTATAACAGTCTCAAGGGCAAAAGCAAAGATAACATATCCGTCTCGATTTCTGCTTGTTGCTGCTATGAACCCATGTCCGTGTGGTTATTATGGTTCGAAGAGAAAGGAGTGCACCTGCACTATTCAGCAGATAAGAAAATACAGAAGCAAGATATCAGGCCCTATTCTTGACAGGATTGATATTCAGATTAATGTTCCAGAAGTTGATTATGAGAAGCTTTCAGATATGGATGTTGATTTATCATCTTCTCAAATGAGAGAGATGGTTAATATTGCTGTTGATGTTCAGAAGGGAAGATTTAAGAACCTGTCTATAAACTTCAACTCTCAGATGAACGAAAGAATGATTAAGGAGTATTGCAGTATCGATGAGCAATCTCATCAGCTGTTAAAAATGGCTTTAGAAAGGTTCGGCATGTCACCAAGAAGTTATGCAAAAATTCTTAAAATAGCAAGAACTATAGCGGATATTGAAACATCAAACAAAATTAAACCATCCCACATAAAAGAAGCAATCTCATACAGGCTCCTTGAGTGGGATGTGTGA
- a CDS encoding heteromeric transposase endonuclease subunit TnsA, which yields MESKRPVRDIPIQSFSVSGKFPSIKNQRTVYYESQLELDFIYHLEFSPEVESYLEQPCKIKSPTGKFYIPDFLVVFKNSTSYKPLLVEIKSTEDIEKNFERLSVKFKTLREYAFGNGYDFKIITDKELKTTRTKNYRFLYGYINPQPKDAEFVSEILQLVKEHQPIKIEEIIRIFNKENPHKRAVCLSCLWHLIATSVLRVNLDENIAEQSKVFLNNNTEEERLCLLWK from the coding sequence ATGGAGAGTAAAAGACCTGTCAGAGATATCCCTATACAGAGCTTTTCCGTATCTGGGAAGTTCCCAAGCATAAAAAATCAAAGAACAGTTTATTACGAATCCCAGTTAGAACTTGATTTTATATATCACCTGGAGTTTTCTCCAGAGGTTGAGAGTTACCTTGAACAACCGTGCAAGATTAAATCACCTACAGGGAAGTTTTATATACCTGATTTTCTGGTGGTTTTTAAAAATTCCACTAGCTATAAACCCTTGCTTGTTGAGATTAAATCCACTGAGGATATAGAGAAAAATTTTGAGAGACTGTCCGTAAAGTTTAAGACTCTTAGAGAGTACGCATTTGGTAATGGCTATGATTTTAAAATAATAACTGATAAGGAGTTAAAGACAACAAGAACAAAAAACTATAGATTTCTATACGGTTACATCAATCCCCAGCCTAAAGATGCCGAATTCGTTTCTGAAATTTTGCAGTTGGTCAAGGAGCATCAACCAATAAAAATAGAAGAGATTATCAGAATCTTTAATAAAGAAAATCCCCACAAAAGGGCTGTTTGCCTGTCTTGTCTATGGCATCTTATAGCCACATCAGTTCTTCGGGTAAATCTTGATGAAAATATAGCGGAACAATCTAAAGTGTTTTTAAATAATAACACCGAAGAGGAAAGATTATGTCTCCTTTGGAAATAA
- a CDS encoding Mu transposase C-terminal domain-containing protein, with product MSPLEIKKGVVVLYKGRKVVIDNIIDLSNLEVVDIETGNSFKIPISEIEQIKEKESKPYHPIDPESPESRYFDIAYKRLEIIKPLLDSRDKTKVEERAKEFNLSPATLYRWIKKYEESGERLSSLVPSYYDRGGKSKKRLPREVEEIVDEIINDVYLSTSRRVSVKRAYQVLLIRCKELGLKPPHINTLRNRIRELSPEYISKKREGRAVSQGKYGASTGHFEVENPLEVVQIDHTPLDIIVVDEKTREPIGRPYLTLAVDVYSRMVYGYYLSLDAPGYFSVAQTLLTGILPKDTLLKNLGIDDKWEIWGLPKSIHVDNAKEFRSSYLESFCNEYGISINYRPRKTPHYGGHVERLIGTINREIHNLPGTTFSNTVERKEYKSEKHAVYTLFDLEKWLIRYIVTQYHKSVHSELEMTPEEKFAEGIFGGNGKLGSGFPKMISREEADKLRIAILPSFKRTIQKDGVHFFGVRYFDNVLKPFIGYLRRGEQPKKYTFKYDPRDMRFIYFQHPETKEYYKIPCRDRRLPRLSIWELRELKKKIGVNKRYNETQLIENIKELLEFEEEVEKKSKKLKRKRNSRVLYREKEKIEGLNTTGVVDEKNNIYREPDNLDGDEDLDDIEPFEVE from the coding sequence ATGTCTCCTTTGGAAATAAAAAAAGGAGTGGTTGTACTATACAAGGGTAGAAAGGTTGTAATTGATAATATTATAGATCTATCCAACCTAGAAGTTGTTGATATTGAAACAGGGAACAGCTTTAAGATTCCCATTTCTGAGATTGAGCAAATCAAAGAGAAGGAAAGCAAACCATATCATCCTATAGACCCAGAGTCTCCAGAATCCAGGTATTTTGATATAGCATACAAAAGGCTGGAAATAATAAAACCCTTGCTGGATTCCAGAGACAAAACAAAGGTTGAAGAGAGAGCGAAAGAGTTCAACCTAAGCCCCGCTACTCTTTACAGATGGATAAAAAAGTATGAGGAATCAGGGGAACGCCTTTCTTCTCTTGTGCCTTCGTACTATGACAGAGGAGGTAAAAGTAAAAAGCGTTTGCCCAGAGAGGTGGAGGAGATTGTTGATGAAATTATAAATGATGTGTATTTGAGTACATCAAGAAGGGTTTCTGTAAAAAGAGCATATCAAGTTCTACTTATCAGGTGCAAGGAACTTGGATTGAAGCCTCCTCACATAAACACTTTGAGAAACAGGATAAGAGAATTATCTCCTGAATATATAAGCAAGAAGAGAGAAGGCAGAGCTGTTTCTCAAGGTAAATACGGGGCATCTACAGGACACTTTGAGGTTGAAAATCCACTTGAGGTTGTTCAAATAGATCATACGCCGCTCGATATAATTGTTGTTGACGAGAAAACCAGAGAGCCGATAGGAAGACCTTACTTAACACTGGCTGTGGATGTTTACAGCAGAATGGTTTATGGGTATTACCTTTCTCTTGATGCACCCGGTTACTTTTCTGTTGCCCAAACTTTGCTTACAGGAATACTTCCAAAGGATACTTTGCTGAAAAATCTTGGGATAGACGATAAGTGGGAAATATGGGGACTTCCAAAAAGCATCCATGTTGACAATGCAAAGGAATTCAGAAGCTCATATCTGGAAAGTTTCTGCAATGAGTATGGTATCTCAATAAACTACCGTCCAAGAAAAACACCTCACTATGGTGGACATGTGGAAAGACTTATAGGGACTATCAATAGAGAGATACACAACTTGCCAGGAACCACTTTTTCCAATACGGTTGAGAGGAAAGAGTATAAGTCTGAGAAACACGCTGTTTATACCCTGTTTGATCTTGAAAAGTGGTTGATCAGATATATAGTAACTCAGTACCATAAAAGCGTTCACAGTGAACTTGAAATGACCCCCGAGGAAAAGTTTGCAGAGGGAATATTTGGTGGAAACGGCAAACTGGGCAGCGGGTTTCCTAAAATGATAAGCAGAGAGGAGGCAGATAAGTTAAGGATTGCAATACTTCCGTCCTTTAAGAGAACCATACAGAAAGACGGCGTTCACTTTTTTGGAGTGAGGTATTTTGACAATGTTCTAAAGCCTTTTATAGGATACCTAAGAAGGGGTGAGCAGCCCAAGAAATACACTTTCAAGTATGATCCCAGAGATATGAGATTCATTTACTTTCAGCATCCGGAAACTAAAGAATACTACAAAATACCTTGCAGGGACAGAAGACTTCCAAGATTGTCCATATGGGAGCTGCGTGAACTCAAAAAGAAGATCGGAGTAAACAAAAGATACAACGAGACTCAGCTTATAGAAAACATAAAAGAGTTGCTGGAGTTCGAAGAAGAGGTTGAAAAAAAGAGCAAAAAACTAAAGAGAAAAAGAAACTCCAGAGTTCTGTACAGGGAGAAAGAGAAGATAGAAGGCTTAAATACAACTGGCGTGGTGGATGAAAAAAATAACATCTATCGAGAGCCTGATAATCTTGATGGAGATGAAGACCTGGATGATATAGAGCCCTTTGAAGTGGAGTAG
- a CDS encoding TniB family NTP-binding protein: MKAVAKKDKFSDKEIKKHINSLIPETREVLTAPKEERVVFAMTDKFINYSRAKEILDYFELLIKLPRKPRMKGVLLYGESGTGKTMIVRHFFEKFAPKENEDEDADEIPVVLVETPTEPKERMIYDKIADTLGFPYKKSEDILDKERNIEHYVNFMRVKMIIFDEFHNILNGTAIQQRRVLSVIKSLTNRLWIPIVLVGTKDVLVAVETDDEIKRRFDPYQLHPWSEDKDFLRLLRTVEATLPLRLPSYMWKDEELVRWLIKSTDGILSEIIHLIKLGARRAILSGEERVTLKILKEANPFD, encoded by the coding sequence GTGAAAGCAGTTGCTAAAAAAGACAAATTTAGCGATAAAGAGATAAAAAAGCACATAAATTCCCTAATCCCAGAAACCAGAGAAGTGCTGACTGCACCAAAAGAAGAGAGAGTGGTATTCGCTATGACAGATAAATTCATAAATTACAGTAGGGCAAAAGAGATACTGGATTACTTTGAACTGCTTATAAAACTGCCCAGAAAACCGAGAATGAAAGGCGTTTTACTCTACGGAGAGTCTGGCACTGGCAAAACCATGATAGTTAGGCACTTCTTTGAAAAGTTTGCTCCCAAAGAAAATGAAGACGAAGACGCAGACGAGATTCCTGTTGTTTTGGTGGAAACTCCCACAGAACCCAAGGAGAGAATGATTTACGACAAAATAGCGGACACTCTGGGTTTCCCTTACAAGAAGAGTGAGGATATATTGGACAAAGAGAGAAACATAGAGCACTACGTGAACTTTATGCGCGTGAAAATGATCATATTCGATGAGTTTCACAACATACTCAACGGGACGGCCATTCAGCAGAGGAGAGTGCTGTCGGTAATAAAAAGCCTGACAAACAGGCTGTGGATACCCATAGTCTTGGTTGGAACTAAAGACGTTCTTGTAGCAGTTGAGACCGACGATGAGATAAAAAGAAGGTTTGATCCTTACCAATTGCATCCATGGAGCGAAGATAAAGATTTTTTAAGACTGTTGAGGACTGTAGAGGCCACGCTCCCGCTGAGATTGCCGTCTTACATGTGGAAAGACGAAGAGCTTGTCAGGTGGCTCATAAAAAGCACTGATGGGATATTATCTGAAATAATACACCTTATAAAGCTAGGTGCCAGAAGAGCTATACTCTCTGGTGAGGAGAGGGTAACTCTGAAAATCCTTAAAGAGGCAAATCCGTTTGACTGA
- a CDS encoding TniQ family protein: MSSGLYCFNSLGANRLRDRKIPIHPQPFENELLSSWFCRMSVKNLSTPSTFFGLHLRDFKAVFSADLDWPNGEFVSAMSEKVGFSKSKILFMTLKSYEGYLFESQNRFSSSKPFINPVNFRGGSNRNYGLRYCPYCLREKEYFRKEWRLTFSTVCPKHKVFLLDRCPECGKPITLQKWRSDKVNFHCWNCGFEFRNAESDKVPKESKGVEAVSKLYEILDKGYFEFEGRVYYSISYFKVLAHFVKMVYNLSVRSWNLLKKEENIIGVNLSNQAKGVVYYKVPLKEQYVLFSVVVDILSSRENIERFIAVNNLKKAYLTRDFVDYPFWYKEFVDKYTGESYSPILLEVENALKYMDRKGIKRTWDNLREILGVWVEAKKRKDIKRVLNSVKN; this comes from the coding sequence GTGAGCAGTGGTTTGTACTGCTTCAATTCTCTTGGAGCCAACAGATTAAGGGATAGGAAGATACCGATTCATCCTCAGCCTTTTGAAAATGAGCTTTTATCGTCGTGGTTTTGCAGAATGTCGGTCAAGAACCTTTCAACTCCTTCCACGTTCTTCGGTTTGCATCTTAGGGACTTCAAGGCTGTCTTCAGTGCTGATTTGGACTGGCCCAATGGCGAGTTTGTAAGTGCTATGTCGGAAAAAGTCGGCTTTTCAAAAAGCAAAATACTATTCATGACGCTTAAGAGCTACGAAGGGTATTTGTTTGAATCTCAAAACAGATTCAGTAGCAGTAAACCTTTTATTAATCCTGTTAACTTCAGGGGCGGCAGCAATAGGAATTACGGGTTGAGGTACTGCCCTTACTGTCTCAGAGAAAAAGAGTACTTTCGCAAAGAGTGGAGATTGACTTTCTCAACGGTGTGTCCAAAGCATAAGGTGTTTCTGCTTGATAGATGTCCTGAGTGCGGAAAGCCCATAACTCTGCAAAAGTGGAGAAGCGACAAGGTGAACTTTCACTGCTGGAATTGTGGCTTTGAATTTAGGAACGCAGAGAGTGACAAAGTTCCTAAAGAGTCCAAAGGAGTAGAGGCGGTAAGCAAGCTTTACGAGATTTTGGATAAGGGATACTTTGAGTTTGAGGGAAGGGTTTATTATTCTATATCTTATTTCAAGGTCTTGGCACACTTTGTTAAAATGGTTTACAATTTGTCTGTGAGGAGCTGGAATTTACTGAAAAAGGAGGAAAACATTATAGGTGTTAATCTTTCTAACCAGGCTAAAGGAGTTGTTTATTACAAAGTCCCTTTAAAGGAGCAGTATGTACTGTTCAGCGTGGTGGTTGATATATTATCGTCCAGAGAAAACATCGAGAGATTTATTGCCGTTAATAATCTTAAAAAAGCGTATCTGACAAGGGATTTTGTAGATTACCCCTTTTGGTATAAAGAATTTGTTGATAAATACACTGGTGAATCGTATTCGCCGATTTTACTGGAAGTTGAAAATGCTTTGAAATATATGGATAGGAAGGGAATTAAAAGAACTTGGGATAACTTGAGGGAAATATTGGGGGTATGGGTGGAGGCGAAGAAGAGGAAGGATATAAAGAGGGTTTTAAATAGCGTTAAAAACTAA
- a CDS encoding DNA methyltransferase, whose amino-acid sequence MASIFNELKDIFIKDKTFIDSQGNLLKNKIVESALKLDENLIKLLLQNDRIKKHFFKDINGVGVIVFDKEKFMKFIDNKEFLPDSYTAFKNKIGLANEEGKYLAKSKEVVLVWPYKDCVLEGGQGKPDEKRREIFHNVILAPDEIDRLLEPKVFTNFKRIDKDGEHPLDEFKRDAEINRKRGLPEDTITDNLVIKGNNLLVLHSLLKEFRGKVKLIYIDPPYNTGSDEFQYNDNFKHSTWLTFMKNRLEVAKELLREDGAIFVQLDDNEHAYLKVLMDEIFGRENFRENIVVKTSTPSGVNAINVKRGERLFKLKEYILFYSKKPSFRFNPLYVKSKFNINYRYEITKENGKYIIKDLMKVFKDITKLEEYALNNFEKIYSLEKNNKKAGEKIKKVIQESKNLDDVIEYINTKGEKVLIYKGGVFIPLKERIVKENGKNYFGTLISDLWDDEIFQTNSTEGGVNLPGGKKPEKLLKRVLELTTKENDIILDFFMGTGTTCAVAHKMNRQYIGIEQIDYSKNSAVVRLKNVINGDKTGISKDVNWEGGGEFVFMELMKNNEAFIEKIEEAQTETELLKIWIDMKQHSFLSYKVNIKLFEKNIEKLKKFDLGKQKRILLDFLEYNELYVNYSEINDSIYNINKKDKMLNYNFYEGRAI is encoded by the coding sequence ATGGCTTCGATATTTAATGAACTAAAAGACATTTTTATTAAAGATAAAACATTTATAGATTCTCAGGGAAACCTTCTAAAAAATAAAATAGTAGAATCTGCTCTTAAATTAGATGAAAACTTAATAAAACTTCTTTTACAAAATGATAGAATAAAAAAACACTTCTTTAAAGATATAAATGGAGTAGGAGTAATAGTTTTTGATAAAGAAAAGTTTATGAAATTTATAGATAATAAAGAGTTTTTGCCTGATTCATATACTGCATTTAAAAACAAAATTGGACTTGCCAATGAGGAAGGGAAATATCTAGCAAAGAGTAAAGAAGTTGTTTTGGTATGGCCATACAAAGATTGTGTGCTTGAAGGTGGACAAGGAAAACCTGATGAAAAAAGAAGAGAGATTTTTCACAATGTAATACTTGCTCCAGATGAGATTGACAGACTGTTGGAGCCGAAGGTTTTCACCAACTTTAAAAGAATTGATAAAGACGGAGAGCATCCGCTTGATGAATTTAAAAGAGATGCTGAGATAAACAGAAAAAGAGGATTGCCTGAAGATACGATAACGGATAACCTGGTTATCAAGGGAAACAATCTTTTAGTGTTGCATTCTCTTTTAAAAGAATTTAGAGGGAAAGTTAAGTTAATTTATATTGATCCGCCGTATAATACAGGAAGTGATGAGTTTCAATATAATGACAATTTTAAGCATTCTACATGGCTAACTTTTATGAAAAATAGACTGGAAGTTGCTAAAGAGTTGTTGAGGGAAGATGGTGCTATATTTGTTCAATTAGATGATAACGAACATGCATATTTAAAAGTATTGATGGATGAGATTTTTGGAAGAGAAAATTTTAGAGAAAATATCGTGGTTAAAACAAGTACGCCAAGTGGTGTAAATGCAATTAATGTAAAAAGAGGGGAAAGGTTGTTTAAACTTAAAGAATATATTCTTTTTTATTCTAAAAAACCATCTTTTAGATTTAATCCACTTTATGTAAAGAGTAAGTTTAACATTAACTATAGGTATGAAATAACAAAAGAAAATGGGAAATATATCATAAAAGATTTAATGAAAGTTTTTAAAGATATAACCAAGTTAGAAGAGTATGCCTTAAATAATTTTGAAAAAATATATTCTCTTGAAAAAAACAATAAGAAAGCAGGTGAAAAAATAAAAAAAGTGATACAAGAATCTAAAAACTTAGATGATGTTATAGAATACATAAACACAAAAGGTGAAAAGGTCTTAATTTATAAAGGTGGGGTTTTTATTCCCTTAAAAGAAAGAATTGTAAAAGAAAATGGGAAGAACTATTTTGGAACGCTTATCTCAGATTTATGGGATGATGAAATATTCCAAACAAACAGCACAGAAGGAGGCGTTAATTTACCAGGTGGGAAAAAGCCAGAAAAATTATTGAAAAGAGTTTTAGAACTTACTACTAAAGAAAATGATATAATTCTTGATTTTTTTATGGGTACTGGAACAACATGTGCTGTAGCCCACAAGATGAATAGGCAATATATAGGAATAGAACAAATAGATTACAGCAAGAATAGTGCGGTAGTTAGATTAAAGAATGTGATTAATGGTGATAAAACAGGAATTTCAAAAGATGTAAATTGGGAAGGTGGGGGCGAGTTTGTATTTATGGAACTTATGAAAAATAATGAAGCATTTATTGAAAAAATTGAGGAAGCGCAAACAGAGACGGAATTGTTAAAGATATGGATTGATATGAAGCAACACTCTTTTTTAAGTTACAAAGTTAATATTAAACTGTTTGAAAAAAATATAGAAAAATTGAAAAAATTTGATTTAGGTAAACAAAAAAGAATTCTTTTAGATTTCTTAGAATATAATGAGTTGTATGTAAATTATAGTGAGATTAATGATAGTATTTATAATATAAACAAAAAAGATAAAATGTTGAATTATAATTTTTATGAAGGGAGGGCTATCTAA
- a CDS encoding DEAD/DEAH box helicase family protein: MYNNKTLSQEYDVLYKHGVIKKDIPKYITDNLNPRFKLRPYQIEAIARFIYYMEEDFNSNRNKPTQLLFNMATGSGKTLLMAANILYLYNKGYRNFLFFVNSTNIIEKTRDNFLNPLSPKYLFSQRIKFEDKEISIREVSNFDEANEEDINIIFTTIQGLYSQLNLFRENSVTFEDFRDKKIVLISDEAHHINAWTRNRLNKTEEEMKKTWEYTVMRILNSNPENMMLEYTATIDLDNPAIYEKYKDKIIFEYDLKQFRVDGYSKEVKVLQADLDNWERMLQAVILSQYRRKIAERNGIRLKPVILFKSRSIKESKENYELFRERMDNLSEVDIENIKANTNETVLERVFNYFKNEGITTDNLITELKEDFSEEKCILLDSENMDKNKQIKLNTLEDENNEIRAIFAVKMLDEGWDVLNLFDIVRLYDTRDGRWIKDGKYIPGNTTLAERQLIGRGARYYPFKINEDDDPFKRKFDNQPENPLKILEELYYHSKHNPRYIQELTTALKEYGIMPYEEKEIQLKVKPNIKNTEFWKKGFLFVNKKVKTDRKGIKTIDDIEIERTYRYRLPTGFSREDVVLQEENTSRNSFETTTRTFSLGNFGDTIIRKAMAKLDFYRFNNLKKYFPDLNSSKEFIESLKKINADVISSKEKLNNLTPDDELKICLSVLLQLENEIMNEYVEYKGTEIFVPVEIKRIVKDKQLKINVGECGDKEYGIPMSNAKHPDLQLNLSDKDWYVYDENYGTSEEKSFVKFIDGVINDLKQQYSEVYLLRNASLFKIYRFSDGKAMEPDFVLFLKKENSEEIEQYQLFIEAKGEHLIERDKWKEDFLKEIEKKHKLEATLFGENEKYRLIGLPFYNDNTKFKFMGEFRKKLDL, translated from the coding sequence ATGTATAATAATAAAACATTAAGTCAAGAATACGATGTTCTTTATAAACATGGAGTTATCAAAAAGGATATTCCAAAATATATTACCGATAATCTTAATCCTCGTTTCAAGTTAAGGCCATATCAGATTGAGGCAATAGCGAGGTTTATCTACTATATGGAAGAAGATTTCAATAGCAATAGAAATAAACCAACACAATTGCTTTTTAACATGGCAACGGGTTCTGGTAAAACCCTTTTGATGGCTGCTAATATACTTTATCTTTATAATAAAGGTTATAGGAACTTTCTTTTTTTTGTTAACAGCACCAACATAATAGAGAAAACAAGGGACAACTTTTTAAATCCCCTCTCCCCCAAATATCTATTTAGTCAGAGAATTAAATTTGAAGATAAAGAAATCAGCATAAGAGAAGTATCCAATTTTGACGAAGCTAATGAGGAAGATATAAATATAATCTTCACGACAATACAGGGACTGTATAGTCAGTTAAATCTTTTTAGGGAAAATTCCGTCACTTTTGAAGATTTTAGAGATAAGAAAATCGTTTTAATTTCAGACGAAGCCCATCATATAAACGCTTGGACAAGGAATAGATTAAACAAAACTGAAGAGGAAATGAAAAAGACTTGGGAATATACTGTTATGCGAATTTTAAATTCAAATCCTGAAAATATGATGCTTGAATACACCGCTACCATTGATTTAGATAATCCTGCTATTTACGAAAAGTATAAAGATAAGATAATTTTTGAATACGATCTCAAGCAGTTTAGAGTTGATGGTTATTCTAAAGAAGTGAAAGTCTTACAGGCAGATTTAGACAATTGGGAAAGGATGTTGCAGGCAGTTATTTTAAGCCAATATAGAAGAAAAATTGCAGAGAGAAATGGGATTAGATTAAAACCTGTAATCCTTTTCAAATCAAGAAGTATCAAAGAATCCAAAGAAAATTATGAGCTGTTCAGAGAAAGAATGGACAATCTAAGTGAAGTGGATATAGAAAATATAAAAGCCAATACTAATGAGACAGTATTGGAGAGAGTCTTTAATTATTTTAAAAACGAGGGTATAACTACGGATAATCTAATAACTGAGTTAAAAGAAGATTTCTCCGAAGAAAAATGTATTTTGCTTGATTCCGAAAATATGGATAAAAATAAGCAGATTAAACTTAATACTCTTGAGGATGAGAACAACGAAATTAGAGCTATTTTTGCAGTTAAAATGCTTGATGAAGGATGGGATGTATTGAATCTCTTTGATATAGTCAGACTTTATGATACAAGAGATGGGCGATGGATAAAAGATGGAAAATATATCCCTGGAAATACCACTCTTGCAGAAAGACAACTTATTGGGAGAGGAGCACGGTATTATCCTTTTAAAATCAATGAAGATGATGATCCTTTTAAGAGAAAATTTGATAATCAGCCAGAAAATCCTTTAAAAATTCTTGAAGAGCTTTATTACCACAGTAAACACAATCCAAGATATATACAGGAACTTACAACTGCACTTAAAGAATATGGGATTATGCCTTATGAAGAAAAAGAGATTCAATTAAAAGTAAAACCTAATATAAAGAATACTGAGTTTTGGAAAAAAGGATTTTTATTTGTAAATAAAAAAGTTAAAACTGACAGAAAAGGCATTAAGACTATTGATGATATTGAAATAGAAAGAACATACAGATACAGACTCCCAACGGGATTTTCGAGAGAAGATGTTGTTTTACAAGAAGAAAACACTAGTAGAAATTCTTTTGAAACAACTACCCGAACATTTAGCTTAGGCAATTTTGGAGACACAATCATAAGAAAGGCAATGGCAAAACTTGATTTCTATAGATTCAACAATCTTAAAAAATACTTTCCTGATTTGAATTCCTCAAAAGAATTTATTGAGTCTCTAAAGAAGATAAATGCTGATGTTATCAGTTCAAAGGAAAAATTGAATAATCTAACACCCGACGATGAGCTGAAGATCTGTTTAAGCGTATTACTACAGCTGGAAAATGAGATTATGAATGAGTATGTTGAATACAAAGGAACTGAAATTTTTGTTCCGGTAGAGATTAAGAGAATTGTAAAAGATAAACAACTCAAAATAAATGTTGGAGAGTGTGGAGATAAAGAATATGGAATACCTATGAGTAACGCGAAACATCCAGACTTACAGTTGAATCTATCCGATAAAGATTGGTATGTTTATGATGAGAATTATGGGACTTCTGAAGAGAAATCTTTTGTTAAGTTTATTGATGGTGTTATAAACGACTTAAAACAGCAATATAGCGAAGTGTATTTATTAAGAAATGCGAGCCTGTTTAAAATTTATAGATTCTCAGATGGTAAGGCTATGGAACCAGATTTTGTTTTGTTTTTAAAAAAAGAAAATTCTGAAGAAATAGAGCAGTATCAGTTATTCATAGAGGCAAAAGGAGAACATCTAATTGAAAGAGATAAATGGAAAGAAGATTTCTTAAAAGAGATTGAGAAAAAGCATAAACTTGAGGCTACTTTATTTGGAGAGAATGAAAAATATAGATTAATTGGGTTGCCATTTTATAATGATAATACAAAATTTAAGTTTATGGGTGAGTTCAGAAAAAAACTTGATTTGTAA